A part of Gambusia affinis linkage group LG19, SWU_Gaff_1.0, whole genome shotgun sequence genomic DNA contains:
- the LOC122821882 gene encoding immunoglobulin lambda-1 light chain-like, with the protein MLGTLFTLITALTCVSGATVLTQKPPIVTVRKGETATMDCNLGSVDNTVYWYKQIPGGAPQWVLYFHRSHSAPSYGSGFSSPRFTSTHRSTTDYRLIINNVEEQDSAVYYCKTWDNSAKEFVFGAGTKLIVTGSTLPPPVLTVFPPSKAELQSNKATLLCLSTQSGPFADVNWLVDGSPVSSGISTSTAVQKPDQTFHISSSLSIQTSDWNGNKVYACKVSLGSQTAEKTINKSGCPAEE; encoded by the exons ATGCTGGGGACCCTCTTCACTCTCATCACTGCTCTGACAT GTGTGAGCGGAGCGACGGTGCTGACACAGAAGCCTCCAATTGTAACAGTGAGAAAAGGAGAGACAGCCACCATGGACTGTAACCTGGGGAGCGTTGATAATACTGTTTATTGGTACAAACAGATTCCAGGTGGAGCTCCACAGTGGGTGCTGTATTTCCATCGTAGCCATAGTGCACCAAGCTATGGTTCTGGGTTTTCATCTCCAAGGTTCACATCAACTCATCGGTCCACAACAGATTATCGTTTAATCATCAACAATGTAGAAGAGCAAGACTCTGCAGTTTATTACTGCAAAACATGGGACAACTCTGCAAAGGAGTTC GTATTCGGAGCGGGAACCAAGCTGATTGTCACAG gCTCCACTCTCCCTCCTCCTGTCCTGACCGTTTTCCCTCCATCCAAGGCTGAGCTCCAGTCCAACAAAGCCACTCTGCTCTGTCTGTCCACTCAGTCTGGACCTTTTGCTGATGTGAACTGGTTGGTTGATGGGAGTCCAGTAAGCAGTGGGATCTCTACCAGCACTGCTGTTCAGAAACCAGACCAGACTTTCCACATCAGCAGTTCTCTGTCCATCCAGACATCAGACTGGAACGGGAACAAGGTTTACGCCTGTAAAGTGTCTTTGGGTTCTCAGACTGCAGAGAAAACCATCAACAAGTCAGGATGTCCTGCTGAAGAATAG
- the LOC122821881 gene encoding immunoglobulin lambda-1 light chain-like isoform X2: protein MLGIFFTLFIALTCVSGVTVLTQKPPVLTVRKGETATMDCNLGSVSNHYAHWYKQIPGGAPQWVLYFYHSNSAPNYGSGFSSPRFTSTHQSTSDYRLIINNVEEQDSAVYYCKTWDSSVDEYVFGPGTKLIVTGSTLPPPVLTVFPPSKAELQSNKATLLCLSTQSGPFADVNWLVDGSPVSSGISTSTAVQKPDQTFHISSSLSIQTSDWNGNKVYTCKVSLGSQTAEKTINKSECPAEE, encoded by the exons ATGCTGGGGATATTCTTCACTCTCTTCATTGCTCTAACAT GTGTGAGCGGTGTGACGGTTTTGACACAGAAACCTCCAGTTCTGACAGTGAGAAAAGGAGAGACAGCCACCATGGACTGTAACCTGGGGAGCGTTAGTAACCATTACGCTCATTGGTACAAACAGATTCCAGGTGGAGCTCCTCAGTGGGTGCTGTATTTCTATCACAGCAATAGTGCACCAAACTATGGTTCTGGGTTTTCATCTCCAAGGTTCACATCAACTCATCAGTCCACATCAGATTATCGTTTAATCATCAACAATGTAGAAGAGCAAGACTCTGCAGTTTATTACTGCAAAACATGGGACAGCTCTGTAGATGAGTAC GTATTCGGACCAGGAACCAAGCTGATTGTCACAG gCTCCACTCTCCCTCCTCCTGTCCTGACCGTTTTCCCTCCATCCAAGGCTGAGCTCCAGTCCAACAAAGCCACTCTGCTCTGTCTGTCCACTCAGTCTGGACCTTTTGCTGATGTGAACTGGTTGGTTGATGGGAGTCCAGTAAGCAGTGGGATCTCTACCAGCACTGCTGTTCAGAAACCAGACCAGACTTTCCACATCAGCAGTTCTCTGTCCATCCAGACATCAGACTGGAACGGGAACAAGGTTTACACCTGTAAAGTGTCTTTGGGTTCTCAGACTGCAGAGAAAACCATCAACAAGTCAGAATGTCCTGCTGAAGAATAG
- the LOC122821881 gene encoding immunoglobulin lambda-1 light chain-like isoform X1: protein MLGIVCSLITALTCVDAAITLTQDPVVTVSAGQQVVLNCNIQRYDSNYVRWYKQVPSGVPQYVLRFWHYDSSLVFGTGFSSDRFNSKSSSNIDYQFIIKQTEAGDSALYFCQTFDDSASEDVFGPGTKLIVTGSTLPPPVLTVFPPSKAELQSNKATLLCLSTQSGPFADVNWLVDGSPVSSGISTSTAVQKPDQTFHISSSLSIQTSDWNGNKVYTCKVSLGSQTAEKTINKSECPAEE, encoded by the exons ATGCTGGGGATCGTCTGCAGTCTCATCACTGCTCTAACAT GTGTTGATGCAGCGATAACATTGACCCAGGATCCTGTTGTCACAGTCTCAGCAGGACAACAAGTTGTTCTAAACTGCAACATTCAGAGATATGATAGTAATTATGTCAGATGGTACAAACAAGTTCCCAGTGGAGTTCCTCAGTATGTTCTCCGTTTTTGGCACTATGACAGTTCACTTGTCTTTGGAACAGGATTCTCTTCAGACCGATTCAACTCTAAATCATCATCAAACATTGATTATCAGTTCATTATTAAGCAGACAGAAGCAGGAGACTCTGCTCTGTATTTCTGTCAGACATTTGATGACTCTGCATCTGAAGAT GTATTCGGACCAGGAACCAAGCTGATTGTCACAG gCTCCACTCTCCCTCCTCCTGTCCTGACCGTTTTCCCTCCATCCAAGGCTGAGCTCCAGTCCAACAAAGCCACTCTGCTCTGTCTGTCCACTCAGTCTGGACCTTTTGCTGATGTGAACTGGTTGGTTGATGGGAGTCCAGTAAGCAGTGGGATCTCTACCAGCACTGCTGTTCAGAAACCAGACCAGACTTTCCACATCAGCAGTTCTCTGTCCATCCAGACATCAGACTGGAACGGGAACAAGGTTTACACCTGTAAAGTGTCTTTGGGTTCTCAGACTGCAGAGAAAACCATCAACAAGTCAGAATGTCCTGCTGAAGAATAG
- the LOC122821880 gene encoding immunoglobulin lambda-1 light chain-like: MLGIFFTLFIALTCVSGVTVVTQKPPVLTVRKGETATMDCNLGSVSNYRVLWYKQIPGGVPQWVLSFYRSDSAPNYGSGFSSPRFTSTHQSTTDYRLIINNVEEQDSAVYYCKTWDSSVKEFVFGAGTKLIVTGSTLPPPVLTVFPPSKAELQSNKATLLCVSTQSGPFADVNWLVDGSPVSSGISTSTAVQKPDQTFHISSSLSIQTSDWNGNKVYACKVSLGSQTAEKTINKSGCPAEE; encoded by the exons ATGCTGGGGATATTCTTCACTCTCTTCATTGCTCTAACAT GTGTGAGCGGTGTGACGGTTGTGACACAGAAACCTCCAGTTCTGACAGTGAGGAAAGGAGAGACAGCCACCATGGACTGTAACCTGGGGAGCGTTAGTAACTATCGTGTTCTTTGGTACAAACAGATTCCAGGTGGAGTTCCACAGTGGGTGCTGTCTTTCTATCGTAGCGATAGTGCACCAAACTATGGTTCTGGGTTTTCATCTCCAAGGTTCACATCAACTCATCAGTCCACAACAGATTATCGTTTAATCATCAACAATGTAGAAGAGCAAGACTCTGCAGTTTATTACTGTAAAACATGGGACAGCTCTGTAAAGGAGTTC GTATTCGGAGCGGGAACCAAGCTGATTGTCACAG gCTCCACTCTCCCTCCTCCTGTCCTGACCGTTTTCCCTCCATCCAAGGCTGAGCTCCAGTCCAACAAAGCCACTCTGCTCTGTGTGTCCACTCAGTCTGGACCTTTTGCTGATGTGAACTGGTTGGTTGATGGGAGTCCAGTAAGCAGTGGGATCTCTACCAGCACTGCTGTTCAGAAACCAGACCAGACTTTCCACATCAGCAGTTCTCTGTCCATCCAGACATCAGACTGGAACGGGAACAAGGTTTACGCCTGTAAAGTGTCTTTGGGTTCTCAGACTGCAGAGAAAACCATCAACAAGTCAGGATGTCCTGCTGAAGAATAG